A part of Liolophura sinensis isolate JHLJ2023 chromosome 1, CUHK_Ljap_v2, whole genome shotgun sequence genomic DNA contains:
- the LOC135473757 gene encoding cadherin-89D-like — MFFATLLLIDFLLFKTTNGQGCSYHGNSFPRVSETDPAGSVLVQFEVTLPQEVWSIDHAVLNGYVDLRRQNDTIELVTLKPLDLEEMNNASSSVGTRLKITLSCVYDNRPFVKQDLNILITAINEFDPYFIGAPYYHDVEENTALQTTVFTLSGKADDADFLPSQQPISQFRLHGIYPQVPDVFFAMTGTINGVITTQKLLDYEALLNQGLTTFVLNVSAEDNGDPGPRSSFTTITVNVKDVDDESPAFVYDCQCTASDCPPKIKGLCQVPAYYTTITPTHTGDLLKIQPSPIFAVDGDMLNYTITYSIVAGSLRNHSEYFTIDSQTGVVTQVREMDDLNVDNFVLTIQATEASTAQRQAIRGLTISVSGRTAEPPHTTDKPPAVQTSPPRNTTEPAQESTKDDSGGSIALWVLLVAIGSCLLLGLLIALGVYIFLRKRHKTNPDDTQSSGPSNVSTEEEILDAYASETQESKWNHNGLDLSVRSAYGPQTNSTFLNGTSRKDSYINSQMTNHGNLGQQRHFDLAVPLPGSGKLPPLNKADMVDTSTETEETDVRKLKRKPRKRRDKSQDEEIYDGTRTYEMEADPSFFTTVPKNKVKRNRRSFNFKPAPDHWITVPNEY; from the exons GTCAAGGCTGTTCCTATCATGGTAATTCGTTTCCTAGGGTCAGCGAGACTGATCCCGCCG GCTCCGTGCTGGTACAGTTTGAGGTGACTCTTCCTCAGGAGGTGTGGTCAATTGACCATGCTGTCCTTAACGGTTATGTTGACCTCAGGAGACAGAATGACACCATCGAGCTGGTCACCCTGAAGCCGCTGGACCTCGAGGAGATGAATAATGCG AGTTCTTCAGTGGGAACACGGTTGAAGATTACATTGTCTTGTGTGTACGACAATCGACCCTTT GTGAAGCAAGATCTGAACATTCTGATCACAGCAATCAATGAGTTCGATCCTTACTTCATCGGAGCCCCGTATTACCATGATGTTGAAGAG AACACAGCCTTGCAGACGACAGTTTTCACTTTGAGCGGGAAAGCGGATGATGCCGACTTCCTGCCCTCACAACAGCCCATCTCGCAGTTCAGGCTTCACGGAATATACCCGCAG GTGCCCGACGTATTCTTCGCCATGACAGGGACGATAAACGGTGTGATCACTACACAGAAACTGCTGGATTACGAAGCCCTCTTAAACCAGGGTTTAACCACATTTGTCCTGAACGTGTCCGCAGAG GATAACGGTGACCCTGGGCCCCGCTCTTCCTTTACAACCATCACTGTGAATGTGAAAGATGTGGACGATGAAAGCCCGGCTTTCGTGTATGACTGTCAGTGTACCGCATCAGACTGCCCACCCAAGATAAAGGGATTGTGTCAAGTGCCGGCTTATTACACAACTATCACACCGACACATACA GGAGACCTTTTGAAAATCCAACCTAGTCCTATCTTCGCAGTTGACGGTGACATGCTGAATTACACTATAACCTACAGTATAGTAGCTG GGAGTCTGCGGAACCATTCCGAGTATTTCACGATTGACAGTCAGACGGGTGTGGTGACCCAGGTACGGGAGATGGATGACCTAAATGTGGATAACTTCGTTCTCACTATACAG GCCACAGAAGCCTCTACTGCTCAGAGGCAAGCGATCCGAGGCCTAACCATATCTGTGTCGGGCAGGACAGCGGAGCCACCTCACACTACGGACAAACCGCCAGCTGTTCAAACCAGTCCGCCCAGGAACACCACAGAACCTGCACAAGAATCCACCAAAGATGACAGTGGTGGCTCTATAGCACTTTGGGTTCTTTTGGTGGCCATCGGCAGTTGTCTTTTACTAGGTCTTCTTATTGCTCTtggtgtttacatttttttgcgGAAACGCCACAAGACTAATCCGGATGATACACAATCGAGTGGACCAAGTAATGTGTCAACAGAAGAGGAGATTTTGGACGCCTATGCTTCTGAGACGCAAGAGAGTAAGTGGAACCACAATGGGCTAGATCTTTCGGTCAGGAGTGCATATGGCCCACAAACCAACAGCACCTTCCTCAACGGCACTTCCCGTAAAGACAGCTACATCAACAGCCAAATGACCAATCATGGAAACCTAGGCCAACAGCGCCATTTTGATTTGGCGGTCCCTCTCCCGGGTTCTGgtaagttacctcccctgaacaAAGCTGACATGGTGGACACGTCTACGGAAACGGAAGAAACAGACGTACGGAAACTGAAGAGAAAACCTCGCAAACGACGTGACAAATCCCAAGATGAAGAAATTTACGACGGTACACGCACCTACGAAATGGAGGCAGATCCCAGCTTCTTCACTACTGTCCCCAAAAACAAGGTCAAGCGAAACAGAAGAAGTTTCAACTTTAAACCCGCTCCTGATCATTGGATAACAGTGcctaatgaatattaa
- the LOC135481849 gene encoding uncharacterized protein LOC135481849: MATKDEDSVEHTIEVTEEEESGDAVLDEDEILNDHAEGVECEKVDEIGEEGEGSNMDVNDPSKEMQHEECEEVGEGEGTEAECVEDSGNAEIEETGEETEMMTEDAEHSTSIGEDGNNVRHVDSAQDEANVDNNKDVDNTKDVVSADNAEDEDNAVEAKDEDPDEDTALALREFTVLDEVPGEDMERQESKPTDPTTGTKKGNPKVPLCLKLYPLQLEDLQHENIRAFMNKSKFFSARFIGEDESDKQGILYVRYPTFENMEDAKKELGKYKLRDGSQAILKKSIHRDLLKAEFKYIQKKRKPADDPEPVSVFVNNLPSYACENMLKALFPTATSIQLPQKSTGTIQGYGILEYASCQEARAVVRKNKQYAAFIGDNRLRLHVVGYEGINDQKTETSSSTHKATSNSENNKSVTGKKETEGQTLTFESEKNITVREEKGEQLQNNQQEKKLPQNKQEQKKQQEKKLPQNKQQQNTLQREKKLPQNKQQQNARQQEKKLPQNKQQQNTPQENKQQVTQQQNKQQNKQREKNQQTTQSPSSQVNSGKRQRKDSVEGSPKKQRLGRQNDSEKSLTVAKSTRRQKRGDRRRDRNSLSGQTQAQLYAGKLSPGQGSRNRQLHPREEFQWNRGSWTSDRRGQRSSTQTPEMLGAMTASGLQALGLSNVNPGLLQSLKSLVTAQALQTIGNMANIGTGGGMAGMNIDSGRANQFGYSPTNMPYLGSGRDMLMTGGGMGPQTSHSSVSSRTNFHSAAASYSGRSGRYGPSDVKPSSLSAKPRKRRKVRQRDATANRSSVYAGSTNQPFSDNRGGDSGFKSVHRGFEESRPQPSYTSQYSMSYGQSSQPASTTLVSDVPQEQYYSENATSYSTSDVPENRYYSEQPDSYSTLAMSSVPQDRYYSENPVGYSTSDVAGNRYYSENPVLEASKGGMGGYEQSTSQPLKHSTLQIGTDSSGHQHVVGVKPASSDVVGNTWYQNSRAGDVGYSSGGYDQSTQSSVPYGSISAGQAGTFENSYSNTTARRG; encoded by the exons ATGGCAACAAAGGATGAAGACAGTGTAGAGCATACAATAGAGGTTACAGAAGAGGAAGAGAGTGGTGATGCAGTTCTTGATGAAGATGAAATTCTAAATGATCATGCTGAAGGTGTGGAATGTGAAAAGGTGGATGAGATTGGTGAGGAGGGAGAAGGCAGCAACATGGATGTGAACGATCCAAGCAAAGAAATGCAACATGAAGAATGTGAGGAAGTGGGTGAAGGTGAAGGTACTGAAGCAGAATGTGTAGAAGATAGTGGAAATGCGGAGATTGAAGAAACTGGTGAGGAGACTGAAATGATGACTGAAGATGCTGAGCATTCCACTTCTATTGGTGAAGATGGAAACAATGTGCGTCATGTGGACAGTGCGCAAGATGAGGCCAATGTGGACAATAACAAAGATGTGGACAATACCAAAGACGTGGTCAGTGCGGACAACGCTGAAGATGAAGACAATGCTGTGGAGGCCAAAGATGAGGATCCAGATGAGGATACAGCCTTGGCATTGAGAGAGTTTACAGTTCTTGATGAAGTACCAGGAGAGGACATG gaGAGGCAAGAAAGCAAACCAACAGATCCAACTACTGGTACAAAAAAGGGCAACCCCAAAG TTCCTTTGTGCTTAAAGCTTTATCCCCTTCAACTTGAAGATCTGCAGCATGAGAATATTAGGGCTTTTATGAATAAGTCCAAATTTTTCTCAGCAAGATTTATTGGAGAAGATGAAAGTGATAAACAAGG GATATTGTATGTCAGGTACCCAACCTTTGAAAACATGGAGGATGCCAAGAAGGAGCTGGGGAAATACAAACTGAGAGATGGCAGTCAGGCAATTCTGAAGAAAAGTATTCATAGAG ACCTTTTAAAAGCTGAATTTAAGTACATTCAGAAGAAACGTAAGCCTGCTG ATGATCCTGAGCCTGTGTCGGTATTTGTCAATAACTTACCCTCCTATGCGTGTGAGAATATGCTGAAGGCTCTCTTCCCGACAGCCACGAGTATCCAGCTGCCCCAAAAGAGCACGGGCACCATCCAGGG GTATGGTATTCTGGAATATGCCAGTTGTCAGGAAGCGAGAGCTGTAGTACGAAAGAACAAACAATATGCTGCTTTCATCGGAGACAACCGTCTGAGACTGCATGTAGTGGGGTATGAGGGTATAAATG ATCAAAAGACGGAGACATCATCATCAACTCATAAAGCCACGTCCAACAGTGAAAACAACAAATCTGTGACCGGAAAGAAAGAAACTGAAGGTCAGACATTGACTTTTGAATCAGAAAAGAACATAACAGTCAGAGAAGAAAAAGGTGAACAGCTACAAAATAATCAGCAGGAGAAGAAACTGCCACAAAATAAACAGGAACAGAAAAAGCAGCAGGAGAAGAAATTGCCACAAAATAAACAGCAACAGAATACACTGCAGCGGGAGAAGAAATTGCCACAGAATAAACAGCAACAGAATGCACGGCAACAGGAGAAGAAATTGCCACAAAATAAACAGCAACAAAATACACCGCAGGAAAATAAACAGCAGGTTACACAGCAGCAAAATAAGCAACAGAATAAgcaaagggaaaaaaatcaacaaactacacagtcacCAAGCAGCCAGGTGAATAGTGGAAAACGACAGCGTAAGGACTCTGTGGAAGGAAGTCCAAAAAAGCAGCGCCTAGGTCGTCAGAATGACTCTGAGAAATCACTGACTGTTGCAAAGTCTACACGCAGACAGAAAAGAGGTGACAGACGAAGAGACAGAAATAGCCTATCTGGGCAGACTCAAGCACAACTATACGCTGGAAAACTAAGCCCAGGGCAGGGATCAAGAAACAGACAGTTGCATCCAAGAGAAGAATTTCAGTGGAATCGTGGGTCATGGACTTCAGATAGGAGAGGCCAGAGGAGCAGCACTCAGACCCCAGAAATGCTGGGGGCTATGACAGCAAGTGGTCTTCAAGCTTTGGGTCTAAGTAATGTAAATCCTGGTCTCTTACAGAGCCTGAAAAGTCTGGTCACAGCCCAGGCACTTCAGACCATAGGAAACATGGCAAATATAG GCACAGGTGGTGGAATGGCTGGCATGAATATAGACAG TGGTAGAGCCAACCAGTTTGGGTATTCACCCACCAATATGCCCTACCTtggttcag GGAGAGATATGCTGATGACAGGCGGTGGCATGGGCCCACAAACCAGTCATTCCAGTGTCAGTAGCAGGACAAATTTTCACTCAG CTGCAGCTAGCTACTCTGGCAGAAGTGGAAGGTATGGCCCGAGTGATGTGAAACCTTCAAGCTTGTCTGCTAAGCCTAG GAAGCGGAGGAAGGTAAGACAACGAGATGCAACAGCCAATAGATCCAGTGTTTATGCAGGATCAACAAACCAGCCCTTCTCAGACAACAGAG GTGGAGACAGTGGGTTCAAGAGTGTACATCGAGGGTTTGAGGAATCCAGACCACAGCCATCCTATACCTCTCAGTACAG TATGAGTTATGGACAgtccagccagccagccagcacCACTCTGGTGTCTGATGTGCCCCAAGAACAATACTACTCTGAGAATGCAACTAGTTACAGTACCTCTGATGTGCCTGAAAACAGATACTACTCTGAGCAGCCAGATAGTTACAGTACATTGGCGATGTCTAGTGTGCCTCAGGACAGATACTACTCTGAGAACCCAGTTGGTTACAGTACCTCTGATGTGGCTGGGAACAGATATTACTCTGAGAACCCAG